The Pieris rapae chromosome 11, ilPieRapa1.1, whole genome shotgun sequence nucleotide sequence TTGTAATCTGTCTGTCCCTCGTTAGTGTAGGCTCGccaataattaacatattctGTGATCATGTAAGATTGGTCGTAAATTATACCAacgatatatattatgttataaaaccaagtattatattattgttaggtCTCTATTGGGGAGTCTGGAACATGAATGACCGATCTGGTCTAGGTCTGTTTAAGGTCGTATAACCTTTGAATAGGGCATGAGGTAGATCACCGCTCcaacttttttgtattattgaaGTACTACTTTTGCCGCCTtagggaaaaattatgagagtaaatttttacaactGGCGCTCACATCGTCACATAACCGACACCTTGAAGTTAGAATAGTCACTCAACTCCATTCACTGATATTGCGGAGCCACCACTACCTCTTTTTGACAATGTGTCTTTTCCCGTCCACCTTGTCCATCATAATGACATAAAGAAGTCGGCCGTTCGTGTCGAAACACATGTCCCAAGCAACTTATCTCCTTCTTTTTAATGGTCAAAGTGAGTTCTCGGGATCGTTTGCGCCGAAGAACTTCTTCATTTGTGACTCTATGGACCCAGCTTATTCTCAGTATTCTGCGATAACACCACATTTCAAAAGCGTAGAGTTTCTTAATGTTTGCCTCATTCAAGGTCCAAGCTTCTTCAGTGGATGACATGTGTGTGTAGtaattgcattaattaattttaggttATCAGAGAATGCAGTATTAGTGAAAGTGGAGTCTCAGGCCAGAGCGCTTGCTCACGAGCCTCCTGAATTCGGCTCACAGCCCCGCAGCGATGACTCCGACTGGGACGGCCTAGTTAAATATGGATTAAGAAAAATTGAAAGGTATACCATAGtagtgatttattttactgttacatccttatataggtatataaattacgtgtcacgttgtttgtccgctatggactcctaaacggTTTATGAAAGTCCCGGTGGCTTAAAGGCCTGTCATAACTCATCTAGAGATCTTATAAGGGTCATTATCTTCATTCTTATTTTCAGATTTCTACGTTCATCCGCATTGGAAATGCAGCTTGACAATGAAGTGACCTCAGGTGGAGTTATCGCGCCACGGTTCATTGACGAGATCGCCGACGAAGTTGACATAATTGAAGACAAAAAAGCGCCTCCATTCCGTAAGCAAACACGAATAAagcattcttttgtttttatatttttcctgAGTATCGTAGACATGCAAagatacttttattttcaaaatggtCAATAAATATAGCTGTCGGAAACCGGAACCGCTAGCCTATCAgagtacaaattaataaagttttagccaataaatgaaattatttttacaggtCGTCATAAGCTGAAGAAGCTAATCATCCCAATGCTGTTGATCTTGAAGCTGTTCAAGCTGAAGCTACTTCTCTTCCTGCCTCTTATCCTGGGACTGGCCAGCTTCAAGAAGTTCCTTGGTTTCATGGCTCTTATTATTCCAGGTAAACATATTATAGGTTAAGACTTAACCAGTTGGTTGCCCAGTTTGATTCGTAATTTTAGATTTggtaaataaactaattattaataggATAAGTAGTGAACACAGTAGTAAaccttcatttttaattacatactatCGCCGAGAACAATTTACGAggtgtaaaaataacatatgacAAAAGCgttttaagattaatattattaattccagGCGTTATCGGCTACTTCAAGTTCTGCAAACCAAACCTGACTTCACCGTTTTCGTCAAACCATTTCTCGGCTCCTCAGTACTCTCCAGCTGGCATTGGCCTTGGACCATACAGAGAGCCTCAGTACAGTCATTATGATACTTATGTAAGTCCTACCTTTTTTTGTCAAAAGCGCATCGTGCAATCAGTCTTGTGACTATGAGCGGATAAGTTGTAGGAGGAAACCTCCTAACCACCGCCTAATCATCCTAACCAGGTGGTTAGGTGGTAGCCTCCCTACCTGATTGTTAACGACGAAGTATGTAGAAAACCATTTATAGTTAGAAATTGGTCCGCATTACgcctgaaaatataaaatctatttacaaTTCTTTTCgctgaaaagaaaaaacgaATTCTCAAAGGAAATGTTGCCATTAATCATCCTGCGACGCTAATAGGAAAATACAAAACTATGCCTGAATATGTTATTATCGTGCTACCGGGAATAACTTTCACGTGTttgcaaacattttattaaacatctGATTCCaagtattaatttcatataaatgttaaatatactgCTGTATAGCTATATACTAGCTATACTTATGTTTATACACGCTGGCTGTTACGTAATACTGGGCTGTGGAgactgaattatttttctatagagaactatttttttacatttgatatatacatttatactatgtattatCTATAAGCTTGCCTGTTTCTTTTTGTTGTGCCTATCCATTATTtcacttaaattaattcttgctaatattatgtaagaaatatttgtattgttcacgaatcaatataaaaattacaaattacaaattttctAGTTAATATCAAATTAGACGAAGTTTTATGTCCACCAGTACTTCGAACAAATACCTTATTTACCaaccaattatttattttattaatattttattatgtaacataataaaatcaagCTTTGCACACAGTTAAACGGATTTCGCTTATAACGACGATAAAGGGACCATGCTAATTTCGTCGTAATATCCGGAAGTCTTTACAGGCCACTGTTGAGATACAGACTCGTACACGTGTTtagtttctattatttattattgaaaacattTGCACACCTGTTTATCACTGgtacatgtaaaatataacttagaaTATCACTTTAAAACTGACCCATAAAAACTCCGCAACCTTAACGCTTACCTATCTACTTCTTTGACACAAAAGGTAAAAAAGGTGTCCACAGTTGCTGACCATATATGtatgaaagaaataaatcatTGTGTCTTTGGCTCGTCTGACTGCGGGTATATCTCCATAGGATTCCTAGGAATTGGTTACTAA carries:
- the LOC110994091 gene encoding uncharacterized protein LOC110994091, translated to MLNKARWLMLVIAALTLQSRGEGGIRLPDQPPQEEGRSLHFDDNGRSPQAQGRGLLDWIGLGEDQDPYIQKATQQCISGDLADCFKAQALKSFDDFFDKQAYQLSENAVLVKVESQARALAHEPPEFGSQPRSDDSDWDGLVKYGLRKIERFLRSSALEMQLDNEVTSGGVIAPRFIDEIADEVDIIEDKKAPPFRRHKLKKLIIPMLLILKLFKLKLLLFLPLILGLASFKKFLGFMALIIPGVIGYFKFCKPNLTSPFSSNHFSAPQYSPAGIGLGPYREPQYSHYDTYAGHKYGQPSGGVLFREHEGNPQDLAYQGWEYRNKKGSDDIKAEDA